In one window of Nicotiana tabacum cultivar K326 chromosome 12, ASM71507v2, whole genome shotgun sequence DNA:
- the LOC107774253 gene encoding 1-aminocyclopropane-1-carboxylate oxidase homolog 1 isoform X2: MMSSFQSLSSSHQQFLPLSLSLSALPFHYSSIPTPKLHFCNKKLVAKMSNPTLNPNPNSDRLKELKEFDESKIGVKGLVDKGLTTIPGFFIHPSEPPTPEPKTRHGYKHSIPVVDFSTPRSTLVDQIHQASTTLGFFQIINHSVPVEAINRIVGSIKTFNEQPDEVKMKYYSRDMSRGVGYSTNFDLYNSRDASWRDTLQMRLGPTPPDWEHVPEVCRDAAIQWDKEVVKIGEELMGLLCEGLGVKEDRLKELSCLDARIMAAHYYPYCPQPELTKGLTPHTDPGVLTVLVQNEVAGLQVKFGDDWVDLEPIPGAIIINIGDILQSIPYCR, translated from the exons ATGATGTCGTCATTCCAATCCCTGTCTTCTTCTCACCAACAATTTCTTCCCCTATCTCTTTCCCTCTCCGCTCTCCCCTTTCACTATTCTTCAATCCCAACCCCAAAACTCCATTTCTGCAACAAAAAACTTGTCGCAAAAATGTCAAACCCGACCCTGAACCCGAACCCAAACTCTGATCGTTTAAAAGAACTGAAAGAATTCGATGAGTCAAAAATCGGAGTCAAAGGCCTGGTAGATAAGGGCCTTACTACTATACCCGGTTTCTTCATCCACCCATCAGAACCACCAACCCCGGAACCCAAAACCCGACACGGTTACAAACACTCCATTCCCGTCGTTGACTTCTCTACCCCTCGGTCAACCCTTGTTGACCAAATTCACCAAGCTTCGACGACACTCGGATTCTTCCAGATTATCAATCACTCAGTCCCCGTAGAAGCCATAAACAGAATTGTGGGGTCCATAAAAACATTCAACGAACAGCCTGATGAAGTAAAAATGAAGTATTACAGTAGGGACATGTCACGTGGAGTAGGGTACTCCACGAACTTCGATTTGTACAACTCCAGAGATGCCAGCTGGAGGGACACGTTGCAGATGAG GTTGGGTCCCACACCACCGGATTGGGAGCATGTGCCGGAGGTGTGTAGGGATGCGGCAATTCAGTGGGATAAAGAAGTGGTGAAAATAGGGGAAGAGTTGATGGGTTTGTTGTGTGAAGGGTTAGGTGTGAAGGAGGATAGATTGAAGGAGTTGTCTTGTTTGGATGCGAGAATTATGGCTGCACATTATTATCCGTACTGTCCGCAGCCGGAGTTGACGAAGGGCTTGACGCCCCATACGGATCCTGGCGTGTTGACGGTGTTGGTGCAAAATGAGGTTGCTGGCTTGCAAGTTAAGTTTGGAGATGATTGGGTGGATTTGGAGCCCATACCCGGGgctattattattaata